One window of the Eucalyptus grandis isolate ANBG69807.140 chromosome 8, ASM1654582v1, whole genome shotgun sequence genome contains the following:
- the LOC108954368 gene encoding rust resistance kinase Lr10-like, giving the protein MMAFAWKEISGRKENQNGSLPYKDLHNKMVEGFTLSYPRYTSLQLYFPCHFLSFINRRGYCGYSNRTPNFVWTKHWYAEIVGWRLAFFLANYVAARFILGAPCVLILLIYKWMRRHRAIDANIEEFLQVHNNFLPIRYSYSDIKKITKNFKCKLGEGGYGSVYRGILRSGNEVAVKILNKPESNGQDFISEVATIGRIHHVNVVQLVGFCFNYSKQALVYDFMPNGSLDKHISNKDGDDPLDYKKMHEISLGIARGIEYLHRGCDMQILHFDIKPHNILLVQSFTPKISDFGLARLYPIGHSIVSLTAARGTLGYMAPELFYKDIGGISYKADVYSFGMMLMEMAGRRRNINAHAEHSSQIYFPLWIYDQLSKEKEVERVEVIEEERETRKMIIVALWCIQLSPNDRPSMRKVLDMLEGDIDKLQLPPKPFLYPIEALIDDDNNEIELEMVSSSSSAPIISSSYQFDHGNEFTKSCIV; this is encoded by the exons ATGATGGCATTCGCATGGAAAGAAATCTCAGGGCGGAAAGAAAATCAGAATGGGAGCTTACCATACAAGGACCTCCACAACAAGATGGTCGAGGGATTCACTCTCTCCTATCCGCGCTACACTTCCTTGCAATTATACTTTCCATGTCACTTCTTAAGTTTTATTAACCGAAGGGGGTACTGCGGCTATAGTAACC GCACCCCTAATTTTGTGTGGACCAAGCATTGGTATGCGGAAATTGTAGGTTGGCGCCTCGCCTTTTTCTTGG CCAACTACGTCGCAGCAAGATTCATACTCGGAGCTCCATGTGTGTTGATACTTCTAATCTATAAGTGGATGAGAAGGCACCGGGCAATCGATGCAAACATCGAAGAATTCCTACAAGTTCACAACAACTTTTtgcccataaggtactcttactcgGATATCAAGaagattacaaaaaatttcaaatgcaaatTAGGTGAGGGGGGATATGGCTCTGTGTATAGAGGAATCCTTAGAAGTGGCAATGAAGTTGCGgttaagattttgaacaaaCCAGAATCTAATGGCCAAGATTTTATTAGCGAAGTGGCCACAATTGGAAGGATCCACCATGTCAATGTGGTGCAACTTGTTGGTTTTTGCTTCAATTACTCCAAACAAGCTCTGGTCTATGATTTCATGCCGAATGGCTCTTTGGATAAACACATTTCGAATAAGGATGGTGATGATCCTCTTGATTATAAGAAAATGCATGAGATCTCTCTTGGCATAGCTAGAGGGATAGAGTATCTACATCGGGGGTGtgatatgcaaattctacaCTTTGATATCAAGCCGCACAACATTCTCCTAGTCCAAAGTTTCACTCcgaaaatttctgattttggactTGCAAGACTTTATCCCATCGGTCATAGCATAGTATCGTTGACTGCGGCAAGAGGAACCTTGGGTTATATGGCACCTGAGCTATTCTACAAAGACATTGGTGGCATTTCTTATAAAGCCGATGTTTACAGTTTTGGGATGatgttgatggaaatggctGGTAGAAGGAGAAATATAAATGCACATGCAGAGCATTCAagtcaaatttactttcctttgtgGATTTATGATCAACTCAGCAAAGAAAAGGAGGTTGAGAGGGTAGAAGTcatagaagaggaaagagaaacaaGGAAGATGATCATCGTTGCGTTATGGTGCATACAGCTGAGCCCTAATGATCGGCCGTCAATGAGGAAAGTTCTAGATATGCTTGAAGGAGATATCGATAAACTGCAACTACCTCCAAAACCATTTTTGTATCCGATAGAGGCACTAATTGATGATGACAACAATGAGATAGAACTTGAAATGGTCTCATCTTCGTCAAGTGCTCCGATAATTTCTAGCAGTTACCAATTTGACCACGGCAATGAGTTTACAAAATCATGTATTGTGTGA